Below is a genomic region from Puniceicoccaceae bacterium.
GATAAGTTCGGGGTCCTCCTGACCTTTGGCAGGAACAGGCCCCATCCCTAACAGACCATTTTCGGTGTGATAAATAAATTCACGGCCTTCCGGTACGAAGGCAGCAACTTTTTCGAAAAGGCGAAGCGGCAGCTGGAAACACTCGGTGTTGAAGTGCGCCTCAACCAGACCATCCGCAATATCGAAGAAGAATGCGTCGAGCTGGAGGGGGAAACCATCGCTGCGGCCAACATTCTCTGGGGTGCAGGAGTGGCAGGCAGCCCCTTGGCAAACACACTCGGGGTAAAACTCGACCGGGCCAATCGCATTGAGGTCAACCCTGATCTCAGTGTGCCAGATTTTCCGGAAGTCTTTGCCATCGGCGACCTCGCCAGTCTCGTTGACCGCAACGGGATACGCGTTCCCGGAGTTTCGCCTGCTGCAATGCAAATGGGGCGACATGCGGCAAGTTTGATCGCTGATGAGCTGAAGACTGGCAACGTGCGTCAGCCCACAGAGCGAACCGCCTTTGCCTACTTTGACAAGGGCATGATGGCGACCATCGGTAGATCCCGTGCTGTCGCTCAGATGGGAAAATTGAAGTTTGATGGGTTTCTGGCCTGGCTGGCCTG
It encodes:
- a CDS encoding FAD-dependent oxidoreductase, which gives rise to MRLNQTIRNIEEECVELEGETIAAANILWGAGVAGSPLANTLGVKLDRANRIEVNPDLSVPDFPEVFAIGDLASLVDRNGIRVPGVSPAAMQMGRHAASLIADELKTGNVRQPTERTAFAYFDKGMMATIGRSRAVAQMGKLKFDGFLAWLAWLGVHLIFLIDFRNRIAVLLQWFYSYINYKRGARIITGMDRTFRIRNLKGNPRLRAERESQQKDPPSAMPVV